Proteins encoded by one window of Salarias fasciatus chromosome 1, fSalaFa1.1, whole genome shotgun sequence:
- the gpalpp1 gene encoding GPALPP motifs-containing protein 1: MDMSDKLIGPALPPTLRKRSEDDSDDEEGFAGPALPPGYKRDEPSSSSDDSEQEGVAAKRARIRTEHTAGDRDARGNTDDDDDDDDDEDEDDGFFGPALPPGFKKQQSSPERPPVLGPALPPGFRKAAYEEDDDDNGEDEEGVPGPALPPGYQAEPSSSEEEDEDMIGPVPAKGPVQDSVALDFERRARKMKDRLTKEDEPEVVTRESWMTELPPELQHIGLGARTFKKRSGPEKGDRSIWTDTPADRERKAQERLEKKRKGEAEKDSNPQFSPKDLDMAEKVSKYNDSKRAESLMSLHTKKMKEKAKEKADKPVERRPFDRDEDLQVNRFDEAQKQRLLKKSQELNTRFSHSKDKMFL; encoded by the exons ATGGATATGTCTGATAAACTAATTGGACCTGCTTTACCGCCGACGCTCCGGAAGAGGAGCGAGGATGACTCCGACGACGAAGAGGGAT TCGCTGGTCCTGCTCTGCCTCCCGGTTACAAACGTGACGAACCGTCCAGTTCCTCGGATGACAGCGAGCAGGAGGGGGTGGCGGCAAAAAGAGCCAGGATAAGGACAGAACACACAGCTGGAGACAGAGATGCACG GGGGAACactgatgatgacgatgatgatgatgatgatgaagatgaagatgacgGCTTCTTTGGACCAGCTCTGCCACCAGGATTTAAGAAGCAGCAGAGTTCCCCAGAGAG ACCGCCTGTGCTCGGACCAGCTTTACCTCCAGGATTTCGCAAAGCAGCCTatgaagaagatgatgatgacaaTGGTGAAGATGAAGAAGGTGTCCCAGGCCCTGCGTTACCCCCGGGCTACCAGGCAGAGCCCTCcagcagtgaggaagaggatgaagataTGATCGGTCCCGTGCCAGCCAAAGGCCCTGTACAAGACTCTGTGGCTCTTGATTTTGAGCGCAGGGCACGAAAGATGAAAGACAGGTTGACAAAAGAA GATGAGCCTGAGGTGGTGACCAGAGAATCGTGGATGACAGAGCTTCCACCAGAACTGCAGCACATTGGCTTGGGGGCTCGAACTTTCAAGAAAAGGTCGGGTCCAGAGAAGGGTGATCGATCTATCTGGACGGATACACCAGCAGATAGAGAGCGCAAAGCCCAG GAACGCCTtgagaaaaagaggaaaggaGAGGCTGAGAAAGATAGCAACCCTCAGTTTTCCCCAAAAGACTTGGACATGGCAGAGAAAGTGTCAAAGTATAAc GATTCAAAGCGGGCTGAGTCTTTGATGAGTTTGCATACAAAGAAGATGAAGGAGAAAGCAAAGGAAAAGGCTGACAAACCAGTGGAGAGGAGGCCATTCGATCGTGATGAGGACCTGCAAGTGAATCGCTTTGATGAAGCACAGAAACAACGACTTCTAAAGAAATCTCAGGAACTAAACACCCGATTCTCCCACAGCAAGGACAAAATGTTCTTGTAG
- the gtf2f2a gene encoding general transcription factor IIF subunit 2 isoform X1, with protein MSDKGDVDLTGAKQNTGVWLVKVPKYLSQQWAKASGRGEVGRLRICKKGNQGKPEVSFTLNEELTVIEGIEDKTVSAPREHPFTMQSVGGQMLAVFTETSSGQSEERSDGSSSGSGAGAGPDKIALEGVVVQRAECRPAVSESYMRLKRLQIEESSKPARLSQQLEKAVTSNYKPVANHDYNREYERKKKEEGKRARADKQQVLDMLFSAFEKHQYYNIKDLVDITKQPVTYLKEILRDIGIYNVKGTHKNTWELKPEYRHYQGEEKSDE; from the exons ATGTCTGATAAAGGAGACGTGGATTTAACGGGGGCAAAGCAGAACACAGGAGTGTGGCTCGTCAAA GTGCCAAAGTACCTCTCACAGCAATGGGCGAAAGCATCTGGCAGAGGCGAGGTCGGCAGACTCAGGATCTGCAA GAAAGGAAATCAAGGAAAACCTGAG GTGTCTTTCACGTTGAATGAAGAACTCACCGTGATTGAGGGGATAGAGGACAAGACGGTGTCTGCTCCTCGAGAACACCCGTTCACCATGCAGTCGGTGGGAGGTCAGATGTTGGCGGTCTTCACCGAGACCTCATCAG GCCAGTCAGAAGAGAGATCTGATGGCAGCAGCTCAGGTTCGGGGGCGGGGGCAGGTCCAG ATAAAATAGCCTTAGAGGGTGTGGTAGTGCAAAGAGCCGAATGCAGACCTGCCGTTAGTGAAAGCTACATGAGGCTAAAGAg GTTACAGATCGAAGAGTCGTCCAAACCGGCCCGGTTGTCCCAGCAGCTGGAAAAAGCCGTCACAAGCAACTACAAACCGGTGGCCAATCACGATTACAAT CGAGAGtatgagaggaaaaagaaggaggagggCAAGAGAGCGAGGGCCGACAAGCAGCAGGTGTTGGACATGTTGTTTTCTGCGTTTGAGAAGCACCAGTACTACAACATCAAAGACCTGGTGGACATCACCAAACAGCCCGTG ACTTACTTGAAGGAAATCTTGCGTGACATTGGGATCTACAACGTAAAGGGAACGCACAAGAACACGTGGGAGCTGAAGCCCGAGTACCGACATTAtcaaggagaggaaaaaagtgaTGAATAG
- the gtf2f2a gene encoding general transcription factor IIF subunit 2 isoform X2, protein MSDKGDVDLTGAKQNTGVWLVKVPKYLSQQWAKASGRGEVGRLRICKKGNQGKPEVSFTLNEELTVIEGIEDKTVSAPREHPFTMQSVGGQMLAVFTETSSDKIALEGVVVQRAECRPAVSESYMRLKRLQIEESSKPARLSQQLEKAVTSNYKPVANHDYNREYERKKKEEGKRARADKQQVLDMLFSAFEKHQYYNIKDLVDITKQPVTYLKEILRDIGIYNVKGTHKNTWELKPEYRHYQGEEKSDE, encoded by the exons ATGTCTGATAAAGGAGACGTGGATTTAACGGGGGCAAAGCAGAACACAGGAGTGTGGCTCGTCAAA GTGCCAAAGTACCTCTCACAGCAATGGGCGAAAGCATCTGGCAGAGGCGAGGTCGGCAGACTCAGGATCTGCAA GAAAGGAAATCAAGGAAAACCTGAG GTGTCTTTCACGTTGAATGAAGAACTCACCGTGATTGAGGGGATAGAGGACAAGACGGTGTCTGCTCCTCGAGAACACCCGTTCACCATGCAGTCGGTGGGAGGTCAGATGTTGGCGGTCTTCACCGAGACCTCATCAG ATAAAATAGCCTTAGAGGGTGTGGTAGTGCAAAGAGCCGAATGCAGACCTGCCGTTAGTGAAAGCTACATGAGGCTAAAGAg GTTACAGATCGAAGAGTCGTCCAAACCGGCCCGGTTGTCCCAGCAGCTGGAAAAAGCCGTCACAAGCAACTACAAACCGGTGGCCAATCACGATTACAAT CGAGAGtatgagaggaaaaagaaggaggagggCAAGAGAGCGAGGGCCGACAAGCAGCAGGTGTTGGACATGTTGTTTTCTGCGTTTGAGAAGCACCAGTACTACAACATCAAAGACCTGGTGGACATCACCAAACAGCCCGTG ACTTACTTGAAGGAAATCTTGCGTGACATTGGGATCTACAACGTAAAGGGAACGCACAAGAACACGTGGGAGCTGAAGCCCGAGTACCGACATTAtcaaggagaggaaaaaagtgaTGAATAG